gtggatttaggttcttaaaaaccccgtgggaactctttgatttcctggaataaaaagtagcctatgtccactctccaggtctttaaatatacaaatgcaaaaaatcacgtcgatccgttgttctgttgcgatttgttttatttgttcatgaaataTTTAAACTTCCTGTCTTCgcacactttcgcagttataataatGGGCTCTGATACAAAAAAGTGAGAGCAGTTTAGCTGTGACATTGACTTGATAATTAGCTGACTTAAAGCTGCCTAGCTTTCTTTGCGGCATCCCGCAGACGGCAGACTAGAACAGAGTTCAGTTTAGGTTTGTACCTTAAGAGGCAAATATACTaggatttgttttaaaacttagCTCATCCCATCTTCCAGAAGTACAACGGACGATTCAATTTAAATGTAGCTGCCGATAGTATAAAATTTGGTTTGTAAAAAAAGATCATAATGGTTTTGCACATTATGTTGGTGTTTTTCAGGCTGTTTTCATCCATAGCATAAAATAAGGTTGTATTAAAGCGGAAGCCTCAAGTGATCAAAATAATGAAACTTACAAAATTCACATCGACGACCGAAATACCCTTTAGGGCATTCGCACGTATCCTTCTGTATACACTTGCCCCCATTTAAACATTTCTGTGAACATATTCctgtaacaaaaataaacatttgaTATTTCGATCTTTGCAGAACAATCGAGGATGTATCGTCCACCGCCGATTCTCAATCACGTCAGAAGGGCGCATTCGGCAACATGGAAAAAGAATCCCCAtgtaagttcaatttttatctaTGAGAAGTTTGGGGAAAACCGGATATACATGGGGCAGACTGAAGTACGTGTATAATAAAAGACTGGTAGGAGTCTTAGGGCGTTGAAAAAATGAAGTTACATATTGTGAGAAGCTTAAGGAAAACCTATCATACGGGAGGCAAATCCAAACTTCCGataattctgaaaaaaaattagtgcAAGGCTTAGGAGTTAGGACGTTTTCAAAAAGCGATTTAGTGCACTACCACTTTAAAATAGGACGAGATTTTAGCTTAGGTATTTTCTAACGATCGAAATTAATATATATCTGTAATCTGTACTTAGCAATGTTCTTATTAGTCGAAATTGTACGTTTTTGACGAATAAAACTTAATTACTtagttgaaaatgaaaaatgaaaatgtattttttcgggttgtgccacacatgacatggtttattccggcgcttctcctacttgaggtcttttgactttactactcaagtataagacgcgccgggataacctaaccaggtctagctggtaatgtgtggtacagccttaaaaaataaacgtttttctttctttctttctatttattttacaacAAAAGATTTTTTAGATCAAAGAACAAAGTTATTACACTTAAGGTTTTCTTAAACTTAATTACTATATACATCCTTAATATACAAAACGTTTACCAGTGGATCCTACACTAGATGTATCGTCGGAGCCGAGTAGACATACTTAGCCTTGGTTTACTTTTTTAATTGGCTGAGGATTCTAATTTATCAAGGAGTGAAGATTAAAAGTTATCTTAGTTTATTGATTGATTACAGATATATTGATTTATAGACCATCAAATGAGATCATAGCAAAAGACGCTTAAAGTTTTTTTGTTGTCAGTTGGATGCAATAATCCGCGTGGATCACGCCGGCGAGCTCGGTGCAGATCGCATCTACGCGGGGCAGATGGCGGTGTTGGGCAATACCGCTGAGGGGCCGCTCATCAAGCACATGTGGGAGCAGGAGATCAAGCACCGGCAGAAGTTCGAGGAGCTGATATCGAAGTATCGCGTGAGGCCGACTGTCATGACTCCCATTTGGAATATCGCGGGATTCGCGCTTGGGGCTGGTGAGTGAACCTtccataatcatcatgatcaacaaatcaccggctcactacaaagcacgggtctcctctcagaatgagaagggttttggccatagtctaccacgctggccatgtggggattggtagactgcacacaccttttttttttgtccaccataaagcaccattataaaatggtagctttattactactaccatctagcctatgggctaataagtaatattattctagcttaaacttctacttatgattaatttttaaatctaatttacagaccaataactgtccttagtttattctaacacatacttacagttcactatgttcttgtgacctagatcacacacctttaagaacattatggagaactctccggcatgcaggtttcctcacgatgttaaagcaagtgatatttaatcaatcaaaacgcacttaactcagaaaagttagtggtgcgtgcccgggatcgaacccccgacctccgattagaaggcggacgtcctaaccactaggttagcACAGTGAACCTTTactattctattattttatcACAACTCGATTTTGTAAGAAGCCAATCCTTCTCGAATATTTTTCTCATAAATCTCGTTATAAATGTTTATATTGggataaaactaaattaaaatatgtgtaTGATGGAGATTTAAGACCAATGAGTAAATCTTGAAAATCAGGTACATTACACAGAAAGTCTAGAGAACTAAGAAAGGAGAGAAGTTTCTTCTTGGTGGCAGATGTTTGGTCGTTGACGTAACCACGTTCTTATCCATTTAtggtttaatatttaaaaatatctgaatttaaattttGAGCAGGGGTGAATTCCTGAATATTggtacagttcacgacagttatgaaacttgtaacaaaacatcgCGGCTgcacctacactggcaggcgtcaaatgctGCCTACATTTGtcgctaggtaggctatgaaacgatcAGGTATCTTTAACTTCACGTCAACCCTAGCttaatatttgaaaaatgtcgattcaggatcaaaccgagttTTCTGATGATAGTTCACTTTGATATTAGTTTGTCTTCTTTTTATAGTTTTTCAAATTTGCTGGCAGCAAGCGTGCCGTAGCCTAGTGGTCAGAGCgttgggcgcgatcccaggagacgcgggttcgattcctgctggtccacaatttttgatatgtacctatttaaaattatgtagttTGTCTTCATTTTCAACATTATGGTAGATCCATATAATTCAGTTGATCTGTAAGTTATATACACCAGACAATTTTGTTATAGGTACCGCCCTCTTAGGCAAAGAAGCCGCTATGGCTTGCACAGTCGCCGTCGAGACCGTGATAGTAGATCACTACAACGACCAACTACGAACCCTGATGGAGGATCCCAATATAGACAAAGACATCCTACAGACTATCACCCAGTTCAGAGATGAGGAGATGGAGCACCACGATACAGGGATCCATCACGGGGCGGAACAGGCCCCGTTCTATAAGGCCCTCACTGAAGTTATCAAGGCTGGCTGCAAAGCTGCTATCGCTGTGTCTAAGAAGATCTAAGTTGTGACGAAGATGTGGACTGTATTACAATGTGAATTATACTTAAGAAAAATGTCTCACTACCTCAACTAGGTATAGTAGTaggcatagagcagaaacaaagaggagatgttgtattaagatttccctatgaaatatcgagtgacattttgcggggtgaggggttgtggaacgccgcccacttctcaattttccatctgcgggttagtagcaaaactactcgcttagcgacctaacatcgatatattgatgtcactacatagttcagctatctcacactagatgtcaataatctagaactattttaataattacgtataaaattacttacaaatgaaatgtgataccattcatagcatcagaacgtctgtctgaataactttgacacgataaaacacaacacttcatccttttgttcttaaaaacgcgaaaacacaccgataatacgagtctcaatatatgtgaacctgacgaacgcggacagcatactaactaaggccccgcccacagtgatgacgtcaggacctagttgaaaatcacagtgcacagttgcttaggccaactcctctttgtttctgctctatggtagtaggtaagtacataatgtATTATATGATTTATAGTTATGACTTACGttgaacattaaaaaaaactttaaacaatCGCTAAACGCGTGTTTATTTTAAACCTGACAGATTTTCCAtataaaaactgtcaaaacgtcAACTTAGTCAAGAGTTAGCTTAAACTCGTTTATTTTTTGTGGTAAGTTTATATGAATATTTTTGTAGTATAGTTTGACACGCTCAAGTCTATATCTAGACTATTTTCATAGCACTGGCAACTAAGCTTGGTTGTAGTTTTCGAATTTAGTGTTACttggatttttttatatgtaataTATGTTTAGTTTACTTGGAATATATATTTGAAAAAGTATTGTATTTTGTTTGATTAAGTCTTCTAGAACTCTCTTCTCCATAGAATCAGTATGCCCTTGTTATCTTTAAAACAGACATTTTTACCCAACACTGacgatatacttacttaaatactaTAGTTTTAATATCATTCTCTGACACGGATACTGGGGACAACTTATCACAGCCACAAGCACATTCTCTGATGGTGGGGTGCGTTGCCCCCGGTTATGCATTGGGGATAACATAACTCGGTGCGATAGTATTGCCCCAAGCATTTTGTGCCCAAATTTAAGACTCAGTATTTGAACTGAACATACCTCCTTCTTAGTATCGTCTCTAATATTCAAGTGAATGTCCTCCATAATAGCTAGGCGACACGAGCACTAGTCAGTTTCATTTACTGGGGTTTTCATTTAATGACGCGGTGCGATAGATTGCTCCAACTATCCTAGCATTAATATTTTGACCCACATTAATGTATATTTTGACATACCTCCTTCGCAATGTCGTCCCTGATATCCAGGCGGGCACGAGCACACTCCGGGCGCGGTACAATTGCCCCCATTCATACACTGGGGATAACATAACGCGGTGCGACAGTGTTGCCCCATGTATCCCTCGGGGCATTGGCATATCTTCTCACTATTACACCAGCCTTGGTTCGCACACTTTTTGTCGCATTCCGGATCGGGACCTGCCGGTTGGGAAACCGTTATCACTTAAATAGCAAATTTATTGATTAATGTAACTTTCAAAAATTATATCGGATATCTAACGTGGGAAAGGTTTGTTAAGATGAAGGTAATAAAAGTCGATAGATTCTTATGATCCCTAAAAGCTTATGTGGACatagtttttgttatttttattaactgtACCTTCTAATGACGAGCGAGTCTTTCAAATGAGGATATGAAGAAACTGAGTCTCTTTGGTACTTTTCAAGTTATCAATGAGAAGGGAAAGGGAAAGATTTTTTTATCCTTTTTCGTCCATACTAAATAGTAGATTTATGCATAGTTAACGTACTCAGGGCTCAGAATACCTTAGGAGCATATTTTGAACAATAGAAGATTATAAGCAAAAGAGCCTTAATATTTAATACTTGATTAAGTATAAGAAAGTGGTGGAACCAGCCTAGATAAAGTTGCGTGTGACATCAGAGAAATGACAATGTCAGATAATATCAGTGTAGTTCCTCCACTAGGCTGGATCTATAtgaaatataagtcccgcaaatagctaatgcgcgtggccgccattttagtgacgtcagcactagactgaagtttcgagctgattgtatatttttatttcggctgacgtaaaatgacttcatttcgatgttaatgagacatgggctccagcgcaatagcaatttgcgggactaataaaGCAAGCGATTGTACCAACCTAAAAACGCAAATGCTGTGAGCAGAGGCACCGTACGCAGCAAGCCGGCGACTCGGCGGCGTTGGCCGGAAAACAATGCAATTGGTTAATGCGGGGCGTCGGTTATGTGACGTTTAGGGGGCCAAAATTATGCATTCGGTTAACTCTGAGACCCAGTTACATACCAGGCAGTTAAAGTAAGAATACCGTTGAAGGGCCACCAAATAAGAAGCAAAGTGGATTGCACAAGTTGTTAAGGATTGGTCAAAGTTAACGAACCTTGGCTTGTGCAACTGCAAAGTGATGTTTTTAGTGGTTTTTAACTTTAACGGTAATCTTATTTTAACCGCCTGATGTGCAACTGGCCCTGAGACTAAAGGGGCCAAACCATGCCTAACATTTTGATTTGTACATTTGAATCATTGATAGATTCGAAAAGTAGActgaatttaaaacaaaagtttAATACGAAAAATCGCTAAATTGGGGCAAAATGATCTTCATCAGGTAGCTAGTCCATCATtcccaattttttatttatttatgtgcaTTTAAGTTTGCACCACTATGAAATTGACTGTTATATTCTTGTTCTTAATTTATCAACATGAGCCACATTTTTTGTTAAAGATTATGAGGTATATTTTTCCCTAAATTTTTAGAGCTAATCCATAATAGAATTTTCATATATTACAATAACGTCAACTCATTACAGTATAATAAATTGatctacctaagtattattatttttattcataatttttCAAGATTTCAAAAGTCGGTAACAATTGTGCCTCATACTACGTATATAGTACtcgataggtcgagatgacagtcggcgtatgaggtggaggggcgcccccaccccgattgccatctcgacttgtctcGTAACTACTAtacctatttcatttttaatgctACGATTTGATATTTAAGTCTCTACTTCCAATAATTCTAAGTTACAATGCATAATATAAGAATTATTATGTCTTCGTGTCACTGTgcgaaaaatataataattcatcaCAAACTCTAAACAATAGACCAATAAAACATGTCAATCGCCGTATTGTTCCAACTTCCAGCTGAACACAAACACTATTTAGTTCGCGTTGGATTATATTACATACggaaaaatacttaggtattattatagaaacgaATTCAAATCTCATTTATAAGTTTACTATTTAATATCTAGTGTATTatagagtcagactcgcgcaccgagggctccgtactacagtcgtatattttcgatttttgcacggtaaatcaaaaactattatgcataaaaataaataaaaatctgttttagaatatacctacaggtaaagcctttttatatgataccccacttggtatatagtaatcttactttgaaagttgaaaatactaattatttgtccatgaacacttttttttgtaatgtaaccacaaattaatgTTTTGCggatttgtgctataagacctacctacctgccgaatttcatgattctaggtcaacgggaagtaccctatcttggctgacagacagacaaccaagtgatcctgtaagggttcctttttcctttcagGACGGAACCCTATATTAAGTTCACGGTGCAATATTTTGGCGCCCTTTAGGTCTTTGAACAAATTCTGAGAGACGAAGCATAAGGAGTTGAATTAATAAGCTTAGAAGGGACTCCATAAACTTGTTAAGATTAAGTTGTAGCTCATGAAATCGTTACGATACGCTTTATTGTAGAAATCTTATAAGAAAAGAATAGTAAAAGCATTGCGGATGTGATTCTAATATTGTAATTGCAAATTAAGTTATAaacaatacttaaataaaaaatatgttttaataatTACTCTAATAAGTACCACTCTTTTGTAAAAAGTCCTCACAGAAACTTGCAAATTTTCAGTATAGTAGTCAAGAAATTAGAAAATTTTCCAGGATTTAGAACACTGACAAGGTAGGACCAAGGATTTAGAAAACTTAAGAATAGCGGAATGGGATGTGCGAAAGAAAGTATCAAGGATGTAGAAGAAACCTCATGAATTTTGAGAACCATCTAGGATGTAGAAAATTCACACATCCACAAGAATGCCGATAACTTACTAGGATGCAGAAAACTATCAAGGATGTGGAAAATTTAAGATGGGCGGAAACTTTAGGCTGTAAATAACTATCATGCATGTAAAACTCCTAAGAAtagaaaaaaaccagccaagtgcgagtcaggctcgcgcaatgagggttccgtactacagtcgtattttttcgatattttgcacgataattcaaaaactatgatgcataaaaataaattaaaatctgttttagaatgtacaggtgaagacctttcatatgataccccacttgatatagtcactcacttcgaaagttgaaaatactaattattagttcatgaccacaatttaattttttttgtgtgatctaaccctaaattcacggttttcagatttttccccaaatgtcaactataagatctacctacctgccaaatttcatgattctaggtcaacgggaagtaccctgtaggtttattgacagacagacggacagacagacaacaaagtgatcctataagggtttcgtttttccttttgaggtacggaaccctaaaaactacctaGAACGTAGAAAACTACTTATCAAGGAAAAGGGTACAGAAAATTAAATAGAATGAAGCAGGAAGTAACTAaactaatagtaggtatagtagaaAATGGTACCTATAGAAAGTTAAAAATCTGTAAGACCAGCATTTATAGAAAGAAACGcaattacaatattaaaatgcACATTCGTAAAAGTGTTAAAAATGCGTTGGCGATACAATACCTGTCCTTTCTAAATACACACCTCTCTGTGCGCACTCCTTCTTTAGGTTTAACCTTAGGGGGGTGCCCTTCAGAGGGTTGCCGCGGTGGTTCTTGAGCTCCAGCCCGATCTCGAACGTGGCCACACCGCTTACGTTGCCCATGCATGGCAGAAATATACTGAATTCTGCGAACAACATTATTGGCAGCATCAAGGTATCTAATATCTGCTTTGGTTTAATTCTTGGGTTAAGTTATAAATTCGTTTCAAAGCTTAGCTCGTTTTAGCTCAGTGAAAAAGGCCAAGATAAGTTAAGTTTATAAATCCGTTTCAAAACTTAGCACTTTTAAGCTCAGTGAATAAAGCCAAGATAAGattagttatacctacttataaatctGTTTCAAAGGTTAGCTCATTTTAGGTCACTGGAAAAAACTAAGATAAGTtacgttataaaaataaaagcgagCTTATTGTAAGATTTAACTCATATAATGTCTTTTGCAAAACGATGCTTTAAACAGAATTGATACAATTTCAAATATGAGGAGTACAAATACCTTTAGGAGTTTTGGGCACCCTCCCTTTCGTCTTTATGGACAGCAATGGCGGTTTTAAGACCTTAGGGTCCGAAGACGTTAGCGTGTCGAAATCGTAATAGTAGCGCTTCTTAGACCGCCACGTGAAGTTCACATAGCCCACTTCTGAGGGTATGATGGGCAGTTTGTGCGAAAAGTTGGGGTCCAGGATGTATGGCGATATATTCCCGTTCACTATGGCGAAAACTTGCATTGATATACCTGTAATTAAAGAGATTTGTTCTTCATTTCCCTTTTCTTTTGCAAAAGAGTTCAATAGATAAACTTTCGGGTAGGCTAATTTGGGAAGTGATTTTCTTTAGTTACGTTCAGATTTCGTAGTACCTAGTTCACAAATCCCACCCACAGTCAAACCGCCAGATTTTACAACATAAGTTTTGCAAAAGCATATTCGTAGCTTTAAAACTTATAAGTTCTTCTAACTCATATAACTTGTTG
This genomic stretch from Maniola hyperantus chromosome 2, iAphHyp1.2, whole genome shotgun sequence harbors:
- the shf gene encoding protein shifted isoform X1, producing the protein MRSSASLAARVFAGVALALSVAARVGHGRRDYKDSERLNADISLWIDERQVRMFSGISMQVFAIVNGNISPYILDPNFSHKLPIIPSEVGYVNFTWRSKKRYYYDFDTLTSSDPKVLKPPLLSIKTKGRVPKTPKEFSIFLPCMGNVSGVATFEIGLELKNHRGNPLKGTPLRLNLKKECAQRGVYLERTGPDPECDKKCANQGWCNSEKICQCPEGYMGQHCRTALCYPQCMNGGNCTAPGVCSCPPGYQGRHCEGGICSQKCLNGGKCIQKDTCECPKGYFGRRCEFSKCVIPCLNGGRCKGVNKCRCPAGSGGNHCEVGRRAGECVRACRHGVCRGGACRCEPGWRGRYCHRTYGSSEESGEFKRPR
- the shf gene encoding protein shifted isoform X2, yielding MRSSASLAARVFAGVALALSVAARVGHGRRDYKDSERLNADISLWIDERQVRMFSGISMQVFAIVNGNISPYILDPNFSHKLPIIPSEVGYVNFTWRSKKRYYYDFDTLTSSDPKVLKPPLLSIKTKGRVPKTPKEFSIFLPCMGNVSGVATFEIGLELKNHRGNPLKGTPLRLNLKKECAQRGPDPECDKKCANQGWCNSEKICQCPEGYMGQHCRTALCYPQCMNGGNCTAPGVCSCPPGYQGRHCEGGICSQKCLNGGKCIQKDTCECPKGYFGRRCEFSKCVIPCLNGGRCKGVNKCRCPAGSGGNHCEVGRRAGECVRACRHGVCRGGACRCEPGWRGRYCHRTYGSSEESGEFKRPR
- the Coq7 gene encoding 5-demethoxyubiquinone hydroxylase, mitochondrial — protein: MYRPPPILNHVRRAHSATWKKNPHLDAIIRVDHAGELGADRIYAGQMAVLGNTAEGPLIKHMWEQEIKHRQKFEELISKYRVRPTVMTPIWNIAGFALGAGTALLGKEAAMACTVAVETVIVDHYNDQLRTLMEDPNIDKDILQTITQFRDEEMEHHDTGIHHGAEQAPFYKALTEVIKAGCKAAIAVSKKI